A part of Streptomyces sp. NBC_01497 genomic DNA contains:
- a CDS encoding carbohydrate ABC transporter permease, with amino-acid sequence MHVAARRPTSGRAPRRAVSLLVVGVLLAVLLVFFVLPVIWVLLAPSKTADQIVHDAPLSFGSFGQFGAAWRHLFAFQNGAMLTWLRNSAIYAGGSLVLTLAASVPAGYALALTRFRGRKTLLMITLVTMIMPSATLVLPVFLELNKFHLIGTVWSVILPFSFYPFGVYLVYIYFATSLPRDLLSAARMDGCNEWQLLTRIALPLAKPVIGLVAFFSFVGNWNNFFLPYLVLPNSNEFPLQVGLNQLLTSTPSFNPVAGAGLDITIPELALAIVIAVLPVLVLFLFSQRTLVSGMLAGATKE; translated from the coding sequence ATGCACGTGGCCGCGCGACGGCCCACATCCGGCCGTGCCCCACGTCGCGCGGTGTCCCTCCTGGTCGTAGGCGTCCTGCTGGCCGTTCTCCTGGTGTTCTTCGTGCTCCCGGTGATCTGGGTGCTGCTCGCGCCGTCGAAGACCGCGGACCAGATCGTCCATGACGCACCGCTGTCGTTCGGGTCGTTCGGCCAGTTCGGGGCGGCATGGCGGCACCTGTTCGCCTTCCAGAACGGCGCGATGCTGACCTGGCTGCGCAACTCCGCCATCTACGCGGGCGGTTCGCTGGTGCTGACCCTGGCCGCCAGCGTGCCCGCGGGTTACGCTCTCGCGCTGACGAGGTTCCGGGGCCGCAAGACCCTCCTCATGATCACGCTGGTGACCATGATCATGCCGTCGGCGACCCTTGTCCTGCCGGTCTTCCTGGAACTCAACAAGTTCCACCTGATCGGCACCGTGTGGTCGGTGATCCTGCCCTTCTCGTTCTACCCGTTCGGTGTGTACCTCGTGTACATCTACTTCGCCACGAGCCTGCCGCGCGACCTGCTGTCCGCCGCGCGGATGGACGGCTGCAACGAGTGGCAGCTGTTGACGCGCATCGCGCTCCCGCTCGCCAAGCCGGTGATCGGACTCGTCGCGTTCTTCAGCTTCGTCGGCAACTGGAACAACTTCTTCCTGCCCTATCTCGTCCTGCCCAACAGCAACGAGTTCCCGCTCCAGGTCGGCCTGAACCAGTTGCTCACGTCGACCCCCTCCTTCAATCCCGTGGCGGGTGCGGGCCTGGACATCACCATTCCGGAACTCGCCCTGGCGATCGTGATCGCCGTCCTGCCCGTCCTGGTCCTCTTCCTCTTCTCGCAGCGGACCCTCGTCTCGGGGATGCTCGCCGGAGCCACGAAGGAGTGA
- a CDS encoding MDR family NADP-dependent oxidoreductase → MKVKKWVVREHIEGTPDVDRVYEKVVEDIDVDLTPDGMLLRTLYVSVDPYLQGIALDTPLGLHMGADSIMEVLEAGPLAAHRPGDLVQGFGGWQSHVVSTGAPTLWQTGTFPMVFPAFRRLDPRWYDDALPLATALSSMGGPGMTAWGTLTMFLTAGPGDTLVISGASGAVGSLVGQLARIAGARVVGTTSSPRKAEYLTRLGFDAVVLYRQGDSTASVRDALTAAAPGGVDRYFDNLGGAVTDAVFSMLNVGSQVAVCWQWATQVGRDAVGPRLLPYIMFPRTTVRGIFSLEWFTDANWRALHTEVGGRVRRGELVCDHTLHHGFDSIPTAYGSLYHDRAANLGKVLVEL, encoded by the coding sequence ATGAAGGTCAAGAAGTGGGTGGTCCGCGAACACATCGAGGGCACTCCCGATGTCGACCGGGTCTACGAGAAGGTGGTCGAGGACATCGACGTCGACCTCACACCCGACGGGATGCTGCTGAGGACGCTCTACGTCTCGGTCGACCCCTACCTCCAGGGCATCGCCCTCGACACCCCGCTCGGGCTGCACATGGGCGCCGACTCCATCATGGAGGTGCTGGAGGCAGGACCGCTCGCGGCCCACCGGCCGGGCGACCTCGTACAGGGCTTCGGCGGCTGGCAGTCGCACGTGGTCAGTACGGGCGCTCCGACGCTCTGGCAGACGGGCACCTTCCCCATGGTCTTCCCCGCCTTCCGGCGTCTCGATCCGCGCTGGTACGACGACGCGCTGCCCCTGGCGACGGCGCTCAGCTCCATGGGCGGGCCCGGCATGACGGCCTGGGGCACGCTCACCATGTTCCTCACGGCCGGCCCGGGCGACACGCTCGTCATCAGCGGCGCGTCGGGCGCCGTGGGGTCGCTGGTCGGACAGTTGGCCCGGATCGCCGGAGCCCGAGTGGTCGGAACGACGTCGAGTCCGCGCAAGGCGGAGTACCTGACACGGCTGGGGTTCGACGCGGTGGTCCTCTACCGGCAGGGCGACAGCACCGCGAGCGTCCGGGACGCCCTCACCGCGGCGGCCCCCGGCGGCGTCGACCGCTACTTCGACAACCTGGGCGGCGCGGTGACCGACGCGGTGTTCTCCATGCTCAACGTCGGCAGCCAGGTGGCCGTGTGCTGGCAGTGGGCGACCCAGGTCGGACGGGACGCGGTCGGGCCCCGGCTGCTGCCGTACATCATGTTCCCGCGCACGACCGTGCGCGGGATCTTCTCCCTGGAGTGGTTCACCGACGCGAACTGGCGGGCCCTGCACACCGAGGTGGGGGGCCGGGTCAGGCGGGGCGAGCTCGTCTGCGACCACACCCTCCACCACGGCTTCGACAGCATCCCCACCGCCTACGGGAGCCTCTATCACGACCGGGCGGCCAACCTGGGCAAGGTCCTGGTCGAGCTGTGA
- a CDS encoding discoidin domain-containing protein, with protein MSEHRPWRLGLCASIGATVALLSGFLSTGGAVAAPAAGAAGPLTYSVAPDGHGDTCSPGRPCALTTAQSEVRAATRTQRSDIRVVLAGGTYRLDRTLAFDAAKGDGERDGHTVTYAAAPGAHPVLSGGERVQGWKKDADGVWQATVPAGTDTRQLYVDGVRGVRARGAAPTQFTRTATGYTTSNTALDAWKNISDTQFVYDVGWTEIYCGVASVSGTAVTMDQPCFDNSTRKRYGVNADLPTYVENAKELLNDPGEWYLDKSAHTIYYKPREGQDLGAADVELPRLQTLVSGTGTEARPLTGLAFSGISFEYGGWTDPNGLDGFSEVQANMHLTGDDAWEKQGSCDRYSTTDPGTCPYGNWTMTPGNVVFDHTKGLAITDGTFQHLGAAGLQLGRDVDDSTLQGNVFTDISGNGVEIGNGTDAAPADVSLLPARNTVADNWVHNVAVDYTGGVGIFQGYTRDDVIEHNQVNDVPYSGISSNWGWGHTDTKTSGNKILDNLVFDHMQLRSDGGGIYVLGQQGDSIADGLLVSGNVVRDGNSAGGGHAIYTDGGSQNVTLKGNAMFGNGVFSMGGCKEDSLPYGNFSFTGNYVENTTPDWACGNPDNLTLDNTQVGSDGSGVPAALIADAGLEGRYAHLTAAPAGAAADNLALGKPVQAQFLDGSTADLQPGTRLAAATDGDPGTWVQASGQFRWQLVVDLKKAQSLGSVTVGMPQQHFATDFHIDASTNGRDFTTVGTVSGSGWGTTPVQFSTPVTARYLRVVADKPDGGGQRGDQMAIGEVGAYAPVPGAADLALGAPTQALFIDGTQADMQPGSLPSYATDGDPGTWSQATGQYRWSQQVDLSRPRSVDLVTLQQPEGKFATDFHVDVSVDGSTWYTVARHADTAAGLTGVQLDRPVTARYVRVTADLPDNGGQTGGQMAVGEVGVPALTAR; from the coding sequence ATGTCCGAACACCGACCATGGCGCCTCGGCCTCTGCGCGAGCATCGGCGCGACCGTGGCCCTGCTCTCAGGTTTCCTCTCCACGGGTGGGGCGGTCGCGGCCCCGGCGGCCGGTGCCGCCGGCCCCCTCACGTACTCCGTCGCACCCGACGGACACGGCGACACCTGCTCGCCCGGCCGGCCCTGCGCGCTGACGACCGCGCAGAGCGAGGTGCGGGCCGCGACCCGTACGCAACGGAGCGACATCCGGGTGGTCCTCGCGGGCGGTACCTACCGGCTCGACCGGACGCTCGCCTTCGACGCCGCGAAGGGTGACGGCGAGCGCGACGGCCACACCGTCACCTACGCGGCGGCGCCCGGCGCGCACCCGGTGCTCAGCGGCGGTGAACGCGTCCAGGGATGGAAGAAGGACGCCGACGGCGTGTGGCAGGCCACGGTGCCGGCCGGCACGGACACCCGGCAGCTGTACGTGGACGGAGTCCGCGGCGTTCGCGCCCGGGGGGCCGCCCCGACGCAGTTCACCCGTACCGCCACCGGCTACACCACCTCCAACACGGCTCTGGACGCCTGGAAGAACATCTCCGACACCCAGTTCGTCTACGACGTGGGCTGGACCGAGATCTACTGCGGTGTGGCCTCCGTCTCGGGCACGGCGGTCACCATGGACCAGCCCTGCTTCGACAACTCGACCAGGAAGCGCTACGGCGTCAACGCCGACCTGCCCACCTACGTCGAGAACGCCAAGGAACTGCTGAACGACCCCGGCGAGTGGTACCTCGACAAGTCGGCCCACACCATCTACTACAAGCCCCGTGAGGGTCAGGACCTCGGCGCGGCCGACGTGGAGCTCCCGCGGCTGCAGACCCTGGTCTCCGGAACGGGAACCGAAGCCCGCCCCCTGACGGGGCTCGCGTTCAGCGGCATATCCTTCGAGTACGGCGGCTGGACCGATCCCAACGGGCTCGACGGCTTCTCCGAGGTCCAGGCCAATATGCATCTGACGGGCGACGACGCCTGGGAGAAGCAGGGATCCTGTGACCGCTACTCCACCACGGACCCCGGCACCTGCCCGTACGGCAACTGGACGATGACGCCCGGCAACGTGGTCTTCGACCACACCAAGGGTCTGGCCATCACGGACGGCACCTTCCAGCACCTGGGGGCGGCCGGTCTGCAACTCGGCCGCGACGTCGACGACTCGACGCTTCAGGGCAACGTGTTCACCGACATCTCCGGGAACGGCGTCGAGATCGGCAACGGCACCGACGCGGCTCCCGCGGACGTCTCGCTGCTGCCGGCCCGCAACACCGTCGCGGACAACTGGGTGCACAACGTCGCGGTCGACTACACGGGTGGGGTGGGCATCTTCCAGGGCTACACCCGGGACGACGTGATCGAGCACAACCAGGTCAACGACGTCCCGTACAGCGGCATCAGCTCCAACTGGGGCTGGGGACACACCGACACGAAGACCAGCGGGAACAAGATCCTCGACAACCTGGTCTTCGACCACATGCAACTGCGCTCCGACGGCGGCGGCATCTACGTCCTCGGACAGCAGGGCGACTCGATCGCCGACGGCCTGCTGGTCAGCGGCAACGTGGTCCGCGACGGCAACAGCGCGGGCGGCGGTCACGCCATCTATACCGACGGCGGCAGCCAGAACGTCACCCTCAAGGGCAACGCGATGTTCGGCAACGGCGTCTTCTCCATGGGCGGGTGCAAGGAGGACAGCCTCCCGTACGGGAACTTCTCCTTCACCGGCAACTACGTCGAGAACACCACACCGGACTGGGCCTGCGGCAATCCCGACAACCTCACCCTCGACAACACCCAGGTCGGCTCCGACGGATCCGGTGTGCCGGCGGCGCTCATCGCCGACGCCGGGCTCGAAGGGCGGTACGCGCACCTGACTGCGGCGCCGGCGGGAGCGGCCGCGGACAACCTCGCCCTGGGCAAGCCCGTCCAGGCACAGTTCCTGGACGGCAGCACGGCCGACCTGCAGCCGGGGACCCGACTGGCCGCGGCCACGGACGGGGACCCCGGCACCTGGGTCCAGGCGAGCGGTCAGTTCCGCTGGCAGCTCGTGGTCGACCTGAAGAAGGCGCAGTCGCTCGGTTCCGTGACGGTGGGGATGCCGCAGCAGCACTTCGCCACCGACTTCCACATCGACGCCTCCACGAACGGAAGGGACTTCACGACCGTCGGCACCGTCTCCGGGAGCGGCTGGGGCACCACTCCGGTGCAGTTCTCCACTCCGGTCACCGCTCGCTACCTGCGCGTCGTCGCCGACAAGCCCGACGGCGGGGGCCAGCGGGGCGACCAGATGGCGATCGGGGAGGTCGGTGCCTACGCGCCGGTGCCCGGAGCCGCCGACCTCGCTCTCGGTGCCCCCACCCAGGCCCTGTTCATCGACGGGACCCAGGCGGACATGCAGCCGGGCTCGCTGCCCTCGTACGCCACCGACGGGGACCCGGGCACCTGGTCGCAGGCGACCGGGCAGTACCGCTGGAGCCAGCAGGTCGACCTGTCGCGGCCGCGGTCGGTCGACCTGGTCACTCTCCAGCAGCCTGAGGGGAAGTTCGCCACGGACTTCCACGTCGACGTCTCCGTCGACGGCTCGACCTGGTACACCGTGGCCCGCCACGCCGACACGGCGGCCGGACTGACCGGTGTCCAACTCGACAGGCCGGTGACGGCGCGGTATGTGCGCGTCACGGCGGACCTGCCCGACAACGGGGGCCAGACCGGTGGTCAGATGGCCGTCGGCGAAGTGGGGGTTCCCGCGCTGACGGCGCGGTAG
- a CDS encoding phytoene desaturase family protein, with protein sequence MIIIGAGLGGLSTGCYAQMNGYRTRVLEMHEVPGGCCTAWGRGEFTLDACVSWMLGSGPGNEMHQIWLELGALQGKEVRHFDVFNIVRGRDGRAVYFYSDPDRLQAHLSELSPADARQIRGFCRQLRAFRKALAVYPFLKPVGLMGRMERWRMLASFLPYVSAVRTSLSVLMSDYSARFEDPLLREAFNFVLYERHPAFPVLPTQFQLASHANLSAGVPEGGSLGLAQSIERRYRRLGGRVTYNTMVEEVLVENDRAVGVRLGDGRELRADIVVSACDGPTTMMKLLGGRYLGDAYRRLYTRTINEPGMVFPGYFTLFLGLDRPFPQGDPCTTYLLTDAQAAELTGIRHPSINVQFRSLHYPELSPRGTAVVYATYFCDIAPWRALDEGPERVTRTRGGQELHTLPVRHGPGYYAAKRRARTALVRFLDERYPGIEQAIAVRDVSSPLTHVRYTGNHDGTVLGWQPFVESGETLEDLVRRHGPGLPGLANFYLSGVWATTGGLIRAAAAGRHVMQFVCRDDGREFTASVDDSAPPPTHLVIPVERRPDIPATPGRNPAGVERQPR encoded by the coding sequence ATGATCATCATCGGTGCGGGGCTCGGCGGTCTCTCCACCGGCTGCTACGCGCAGATGAACGGCTACCGCACCCGGGTGCTGGAGATGCACGAGGTCCCCGGGGGCTGCTGTACCGCCTGGGGGCGCGGCGAGTTCACCCTGGACGCGTGCGTGAGCTGGATGCTCGGCAGCGGCCCCGGCAACGAGATGCACCAGATCTGGCTGGAGCTGGGTGCGCTGCAGGGCAAGGAGGTACGCCACTTCGACGTCTTCAACATCGTGCGCGGACGGGACGGCAGAGCGGTCTACTTCTACTCCGACCCGGACCGGCTGCAGGCCCATCTGAGCGAGCTCTCCCCTGCCGACGCACGGCAGATCAGGGGTTTCTGCCGTCAGTTGAGGGCCTTCCGCAAGGCGCTGGCTGTCTATCCGTTCCTCAAACCGGTCGGCCTGATGGGGCGGATGGAGCGCTGGCGCATGCTCGCGTCGTTCCTCCCGTACGTGAGTGCCGTCCGCACGTCCCTCTCGGTGCTCATGTCCGACTACTCGGCGCGGTTCGAGGACCCGTTGCTGCGGGAGGCCTTCAACTTCGTCCTGTACGAGAGGCATCCGGCGTTCCCCGTGCTGCCGACGCAATTCCAGCTCGCGTCGCACGCCAACCTCTCAGCGGGCGTGCCCGAGGGGGGATCGCTCGGCCTCGCGCAGTCGATCGAGCGGCGCTACCGCAGGCTCGGCGGCCGGGTGACGTACAACACCATGGTCGAGGAGGTGCTCGTCGAGAACGACCGGGCGGTCGGCGTGCGCCTCGGCGACGGGCGCGAACTGCGGGCCGACATCGTCGTGTCGGCCTGCGACGGACCCACCACGATGATGAAGCTCCTGGGGGGCCGTTACCTGGGCGACGCCTACCGGCGGCTGTACACGAGGACCATCAACGAACCCGGCATGGTCTTCCCCGGCTACTTCACCCTCTTCCTCGGTCTCGACCGGCCGTTCCCCCAGGGCGACCCCTGCACGACCTACCTGCTGACGGACGCGCAGGCGGCCGAGCTGACCGGCATCCGCCACCCGAGCATCAACGTCCAGTTCCGCAGCCTCCACTACCCCGAGCTCTCCCCCAGGGGGACCGCCGTCGTCTACGCCACGTACTTCTGCGACATCGCGCCCTGGCGCGCCCTGGACGAGGGCCCCGAACGGGTCACGAGGACCCGCGGCGGCCAGGAGCTCCACACCCTTCCCGTGCGGCACGGGCCCGGCTACTACGCGGCGAAACGCAGGGCGCGCACCGCGCTCGTACGCTTCCTCGACGAGCGATACCCGGGCATCGAGCAGGCGATCGCGGTCCGCGACGTGTCCAGTCCCCTCACCCACGTGCGCTACACGGGCAACCACGACGGGACGGTCCTCGGGTGGCAGCCGTTCGTGGAGAGCGGCGAGACCTTGGAGGATCTGGTGCGCCGGCACGGCCCCGGGCTGCCGGGCCTCGCGAACTTCTACCTGTCGGGCGTCTGGGCGACCACGGGCGGCCTGATCCGTGCGGCGGCGGCGGGCCGGCACGTCATGCAGTTCGTCTGCCGCGACGACGGCAGGGAGTTCACCGCCTCCGTCGACGACTCCGCGCCACCGCCTACCCACCTCGTCATTCCGGTCGAGCGGCGCCCCGACATCCCCGCCACCCCCGGCCGAAACCCCGCAGGCGTGGAAAGGCAGCCGCGATGA
- a CDS encoding phytoene desaturase family protein translates to MRDEDEADWGSRERAPGSAPRVIVVGAGVAGLSTGCYAQMSGLRSRVFEKHVLPGGCCTAWSRDGYLFDYCIEWLIGTAPGNDANRLWGELGALDGKTITNFDLFNKVVDEDGRSVTFYNDPARLEEHLTRISPADTRLIRSFCRDLRRFTDIELYPFLTAPALRTVRERAATARTVLPVFRLLWRTAATPMHRFADRFEDPLLRRAFRNIFFQDPDGFPLLPYLFNMASAYHGNAGFPQGGSLGLARSIEERYTGLGGTVTYRARTEKVLVEGDRAVGIELRDGRRYFADHVVSACDGRTTVYELLAGRYTGARIDKLYTGLLHRPGTLFPAVVSAFVGIRGDLPEQEAHSTTYLLPAAAGALPGALQNSLVVQLRSRYSDGFAPPGKSVVHCTYFSDYAYWRTLRRTDRRAYWERKREVAAFVRRFLEERWPGTAPRIELVDVASPATTRRYTGNHNGSILAWKAFSEADDVTADLVGKDRMRLPGLAGFSMAGQWVGMGGLIRAASTGRFAVQYLCEELRVPFRAWESTGTEPWHTGKLGRLPQLDRWSVGGSNGA, encoded by the coding sequence ATGCGGGATGAGGACGAGGCGGACTGGGGCAGCAGGGAGCGGGCACCGGGCAGCGCACCCCGCGTCATCGTGGTCGGAGCGGGGGTGGCGGGCCTGTCCACGGGCTGTTACGCGCAGATGAGCGGGCTGCGGTCCCGGGTCTTCGAGAAGCACGTCCTTCCCGGCGGCTGCTGCACGGCCTGGTCGCGCGACGGATACCTCTTCGACTACTGCATCGAGTGGCTGATCGGAACCGCCCCCGGCAACGACGCCAACCGCCTGTGGGGCGAGCTGGGCGCGCTGGACGGCAAGACGATCACGAACTTCGACCTGTTCAACAAGGTGGTGGACGAGGACGGCCGGTCGGTGACGTTCTACAACGACCCGGCGCGCCTGGAGGAGCACCTGACGCGGATCTCGCCGGCGGACACGCGGCTGATCCGCTCCTTCTGCCGCGACCTGCGGCGGTTCACGGACATCGAGCTGTACCCGTTCCTGACCGCGCCCGCCCTGCGGACCGTACGGGAGAGGGCGGCGACTGCTCGCACGGTACTGCCGGTGTTCCGTCTCCTGTGGCGGACCGCGGCGACGCCGATGCACCGGTTCGCCGACCGGTTCGAGGACCCGCTGCTGCGCAGGGCGTTCCGGAACATCTTCTTCCAGGATCCGGACGGCTTCCCGCTGCTCCCGTACCTGTTCAACATGGCGAGCGCGTACCACGGCAACGCGGGTTTCCCGCAGGGTGGTTCGCTGGGGCTCGCCCGGTCGATCGAGGAGCGGTACACCGGGCTCGGCGGCACGGTCACCTACCGCGCCCGCACCGAGAAGGTACTGGTCGAAGGAGACCGGGCCGTAGGGATCGAACTCCGCGATGGCAGAAGGTACTTCGCCGACCACGTGGTGTCGGCCTGCGACGGCCGCACGACCGTCTACGAACTGCTGGCCGGCCGGTACACGGGGGCGCGGATCGACAAGCTCTACACCGGCCTGCTGCACCGCCCGGGAACCCTGTTCCCCGCCGTGGTATCGGCGTTCGTCGGTATCCGGGGAGATCTGCCGGAGCAGGAAGCCCACAGCACCACGTATCTCCTCCCGGCGGCGGCCGGTGCGCTGCCCGGCGCGCTGCAGAACAGCCTGGTCGTCCAGTTGCGCAGCCGCTACTCGGACGGTTTCGCCCCGCCCGGGAAGTCGGTCGTCCACTGCACCTACTTCAGCGACTACGCCTACTGGAGGACCCTGCGCCGCACCGACCGCAGAGCCTACTGGGAGCGCAAACGGGAGGTGGCGGCGTTCGTGCGGCGCTTCTTGGAGGAGCGCTGGCCCGGCACGGCCCCCCGGATCGAGCTGGTGGACGTGGCCTCGCCCGCGACGACCAGGCGCTACACCGGCAACCACAACGGATCGATCCTCGCGTGGAAGGCCTTCTCGGAAGCCGACGACGTGACGGCGGACCTCGTCGGCAAGGACCGGATGAGGCTGCCAGGACTCGCCGGCTTCTCCATGGCGGGGCAGTGGGTGGGCATGGGCGGCCTGATCCGGGCCGCGTCCACCGGCCGCTTCGCCGTCCAGTACCTGTGCGAGGAGTTGCGGGTCCCGTTCCGGGCGTGGGAGAGCACCGGTACCGAGCCGTGGCACACCGGCAAACTGGGGCGGCTGCCGCAGCTCGACCGCTGGTCCGTCGGGGGGAGCAACGGCGCGTGA
- a CDS encoding cytochrome P450 has translation MPPAFTDDSVPAPLLPALHRMEFAAPGPPRPAALPDGSPAWLVSRYPDVRQVLQDSRFGRAQLYAPDGPGLSAAPGLVNDPDLMFNQDGPGHLRLRRTMRRAFTPRAVARWRPWIASIVEQLLDGPGLRTGPVDIVAEFTLPLPVAVISRLMGLDAAARERMRHWSEHAFSDGSHEGDVVGAALAEFSAFGAELLAARRREPGDDLVSGLVLAADAEGGIPEAQLVSLVCGLVVGGHDSTMTMLGNSLLYLLGERPGDWPRLALDEESAGTAADRLIHLIPLGDDRGSIRRACEDVAVGGVLVPAGAVVVADCGMANRDPAVFPAATLDDLFAPLEAPTLSFGAGPHYCLGAWLARLELQLALGRLAARFPGLRLAEPPDAVRWRLGTTSRSPERLLVTWQGDGAGR, from the coding sequence ATGCCCCCCGCCTTCACCGACGACAGCGTCCCCGCACCCCTGTTGCCCGCGCTCCACCGGATGGAGTTCGCGGCGCCGGGTCCGCCCCGGCCGGCCGCACTGCCCGACGGCTCCCCGGCCTGGCTGGTGAGCCGCTACCCCGATGTGCGGCAGGTCCTCCAAGACAGTCGGTTCGGACGCGCCCAGTTGTACGCGCCGGACGGGCCGGGCCTCTCGGCGGCGCCCGGCCTGGTCAACGACCCGGACCTGATGTTCAACCAGGACGGCCCCGGCCATCTGCGCCTGCGCCGCACCATGCGCCGTGCGTTCACCCCGAGGGCTGTCGCCCGCTGGCGGCCCTGGATCGCGTCCATCGTGGAGCAGTTGCTGGACGGGCCGGGACTGCGTACGGGACCGGTCGACATCGTCGCGGAGTTCACGCTCCCGCTGCCGGTGGCCGTGATCAGCCGGCTGATGGGGCTCGACGCGGCGGCGCGGGAGCGGATGCGGCACTGGAGCGAGCACGCCTTCTCGGACGGTTCCCATGAGGGGGACGTCGTGGGCGCCGCGCTGGCCGAGTTCTCGGCGTTCGGCGCGGAACTGCTGGCAGCCCGGCGGCGCGAGCCCGGGGACGATCTGGTCAGCGGTCTGGTCCTGGCGGCGGACGCGGAGGGCGGCATCCCCGAGGCCCAACTGGTCTCGCTGGTCTGCGGGCTGGTGGTGGGCGGCCACGACAGCACGATGACGATGCTCGGAAACTCGCTCCTGTACCTGCTCGGTGAGAGACCCGGGGACTGGCCGCGCCTCGCCTTGGACGAGGAGTCGGCGGGCACGGCGGCCGACCGCCTCATCCACCTGATCCCCCTGGGGGACGACCGCGGAAGCATCCGTCGCGCCTGCGAGGACGTCGCGGTGGGCGGGGTCCTCGTCCCGGCCGGCGCGGTGGTCGTCGCGGACTGCGGTATGGCCAACCGCGACCCCGCGGTCTTCCCCGCCGCCACGTTGGACGACCTGTTCGCGCCGCTGGAGGCCCCCACGCTGTCCTTCGGGGCCGGACCGCACTACTGCCTGGGCGCGTGGCTGGCCAGGCTGGAACTCCAGTTGGCCCTCGGCCGGCTGGCGGCCCGCTTCCCGGGACTGCGCCTCGCGGAGCCGCCGGACGCCGTCCGCTGGCGCCTGGGCACCACCTCCCGCAGCCCGGAACGCCTGCTCGTCACCTGGCAGGGAGACGGGGCCGGGCGGTGA
- a CDS encoding S1 family peptidase translates to MRTPLLAILTTSALGAAVLAGATSAAAAAPAGGGPVASTVPAAATAPATTPAGPAAAASFAGTVALSNCSGSLVRMPNSRSSDPALVMTNGHCIETGFPSAGQVITNQSSTRSFTLLNASAGSAGTLKASKVVYATMTDTDVTIYQLTKNYAQIQQSTGIAPLTLSATHPVQGHAINVVSGYWKQVYSCAVDGFAYRLKEDQWTWKDSVRYTPACQVIGGTSGSPVIDTTTGQITAINNTTNESGERCTLDNPCEVDQQGVVTLHKGTGYAEETYGIPACFTTGNTLNLAAAGCALPKPSGSR, encoded by the coding sequence ATGCGCACGCCTCTCCTCGCCATCCTGACCACCTCCGCCCTCGGCGCAGCCGTCCTGGCGGGCGCCACGAGCGCGGCGGCCGCGGCCCCGGCCGGGGGCGGACCGGTCGCCTCCACCGTCCCCGCGGCGGCCACCGCACCCGCAACCACGCCGGCGGGCCCCGCGGCGGCCGCCTCCTTCGCCGGTACCGTGGCGCTGAGCAACTGTTCGGGCTCCCTGGTCCGGATGCCGAACTCCCGCTCGTCCGACCCCGCGTTGGTCATGACGAACGGCCACTGCATCGAGACGGGCTTTCCCAGCGCGGGCCAGGTCATCACCAACCAGTCCTCCACCCGCAGTTTCACGCTGCTCAACGCCTCCGCCGGCAGTGCGGGAACACTCAAGGCGAGCAAGGTCGTCTACGCGACGATGACCGACACCGACGTGACGATCTACCAACTGACCAAGAACTACGCCCAGATCCAGCAGTCCACCGGGATCGCCCCGCTGACCCTCTCCGCCACCCACCCCGTGCAGGGCCACGCGATCAACGTGGTCTCCGGGTACTGGAAACAGGTCTACTCCTGCGCCGTCGACGGGTTCGCGTACCGGCTGAAGGAGGACCAGTGGACCTGGAAGGACTCCGTGCGCTACACCCCGGCCTGCCAGGTCATCGGCGGCACGTCGGGCTCCCCGGTCATCGACACGACGACGGGACAGATCACGGCGATCAACAACACCACGAACGAGAGCGGAGAACGCTGCACCCTCGACAACCCCTGCGAGGTCGACCAACAGGGCGTCGTCACCCTCCACAAGGGCACCGGCTACGCCGAGGAGACCTACGGCATCCCGGCTTGCTTCACGACGGGCAACACACTGAACCTCGCGGCGGCGGGATGCGCGCTGCCGAAGCCGTCGGGGTCACGCTGA